From the genome of Azospirillum fermentarium:
TGAGTCTGAGACCATCGCAGTATTGACCGGACACGCACCTCTTCGTCTCCTATCCTCCACCTAATGAAAAACCGGGAGGAATCGGAAAATGAAGCGGGTGTTCATGGCAACCATGGGTGCAATACTGGGGGCGGGGCTGCTGGCGGCCGGACCGGCGGCGGCGGTGGACGAGCCCGCGGGCTACCGCATGGACGGCTACCGCAGCCCGACCCCGGCGGGGCTGTCCGGCGCCACCACCGTGGACACCGCCGCCGCCCGCACCCTGATCGAAGGGGGGCAGGCCATCCCCATCAACGTGATGAAGCTGGACCGCTCCACCCTGCCCGGCGGCCCGTGGATCATGGCCAAGCCGTTCCACCAGATCCCCGGCAGCGTGTGGCTGCCCGGCGTGGGCGTGGGTGATCCGGGGCCGGAAATGACCGCGTGGTTCGCCCGCCACCTGGCCCGGCTGACCGGCGGGGACACCGGCCGGGGGGTGCTGTTCTATTGCCTGGCCGATTGCTGGATGTCGTGGAACGCCGCCAAGCGGGCGCTCAGCCTGGGCTATACCCGCGTCTACTGGTACCCGCTGGGGTCCGACGGCTGGATGGAAGCGGGCCTGCCGACCGAGGAGGGACGCCCGCTGCCCTTCGACTGATCCGCCGATGGCATGGCTCTTGCTGTAACAGCCGGGCTTAACGTTCCCCGGCGAAGACAGGATCGCGGCCATGCTTGGACTGATGCAGCAGAGCGGAAGCTCCTTCTTCCCCTTTGGTAACAAAGCAACGCAGGAGATCCTGGATTATGTCCCGGTGGCCGTCATGCTGTGCAGCCTGCCGGATTTCAGGATCTGCTACGCAAATCCGCGCTCCGTCGAACTCTTGGGCTCGATCCGCCATCTTCTGACGATCGATCCGCAGGCCATCGTCGGCACCAGCATCGATGTCTTCCACAAGGCCCCCGAACGCCAGCGCGCCCTGCTGTCCAACCCCGCCAACCTGCCGTTCTCCACCCAGATCGCGCTGGGGGACGAGGTGCTCGACCTGACCATCACGGCGGTGCACGAGGGCGGGGCCTACACCAAGGCCATGCTGACGTGGAACGTGGTCACCGCCCGCGTCCGCGCCGACCGCGAGACCAGGCGCCTGCTGCGCATGCTGGACGAGATGCCGACGGCGGTGATGGTCTGCGACCCCGCCGACGACTTCCGCATCACCTACATGAACCAGACCAGCCGCCGCACGCTGAAGGCGGTGGAACAGCATCTGCCGGTGCCGGTGGACGGCATCGTGGGGCAGTCGGTGGACATCTTCCACCGCAACCCGTCACACCAGCGCCGCATCCTGTCCGACCCGTCGCGCCTGCCGTTCCAGGCCGACATCCGCCTGGGGCCGGAGGTGCTGAACCTGCGGGTGTCCGCCATCCATGGCGAGAACGGCGCCTATGTGGCGGCCATGCTCACGTGGTCCATCGTCACCGCCGGGGTGCGCCTGACGGAATACGTGGCCACCGTGGCCGACGAAATGGGCAGTGCCGCCAACCGCATGCACGAAGCCGCCCGTGACATGGCCCGGTCGGTCAGGGTTGCCGACGAGATGGCCTTCGCCGCATCGTCCGCGGTGGAGGAGATCGAGGCGTCGGCGGGCGAGATCAGCCGCCAGATGGCGTCGGCGGCGTCCGCAGCGGCCACCGCGGTGCAGGAGACCGAAAGCTCCGAACGGCTGGTCGGCTCCTTGTCCGACAACGCCCAGTCCATCGGCACGATCGTCCAGACCATCAAGCGCATCGCCGCCCAGACCCATCTGCTGGCGCTCAATGCCACCATCGAGGCGGCGCGCGCCGGGGCCGCCGGCAAGGGCTTCACCGTGGTGGCGGGCGAGGTGAAGGCGCTGGCCACCCAGACCGCCGCCGCCACCGAACAGATCGCCGCCGAGGTGGAGGCCATCCAGACGGCCACCGGCAGCGCGGTCGGCGCCTTCCTGCGCGTGGGTCAGGTGATCCGCCAGATCAACGAGGCATCCCTGACCGTTTCATCCGCCATGGAGGAACAGGCCGCCGCCGCCAAGGAGATCGTGCGCAGCGTGGCCGGCGTGAACGACGCCACCCGCGCCACGGAAAACGCGGCGACCACGGTGCTCACCCTCTCGTCGCAGGTCCACGATCATCCCGAAAAGCTGAAGGAGGGCATGCGCAGCTTTGCCC
Proteins encoded in this window:
- a CDS encoding rhodanese-like domain-containing protein; translated protein: MKRVFMATMGAILGAGLLAAGPAAAVDEPAGYRMDGYRSPTPAGLSGATTVDTAAARTLIEGGQAIPINVMKLDRSTLPGGPWIMAKPFHQIPGSVWLPGVGVGDPGPEMTAWFARHLARLTGGDTGRGVLFYCLADCWMSWNAAKRALSLGYTRVYWYPLGSDGWMEAGLPTEEGRPLPFD
- a CDS encoding methyl-accepting chemotaxis protein, with product MLGLMQQSGSSFFPFGNKATQEILDYVPVAVMLCSLPDFRICYANPRSVELLGSIRHLLTIDPQAIVGTSIDVFHKAPERQRALLSNPANLPFSTQIALGDEVLDLTITAVHEGGAYTKAMLTWNVVTARVRADRETRRLLRMLDEMPTAVMVCDPADDFRITYMNQTSRRTLKAVEQHLPVPVDGIVGQSVDIFHRNPSHQRRILSDPSRLPFQADIRLGPEVLNLRVSAIHGENGAYVAAMLTWSIVTAGVRLTEYVATVADEMGSAANRMHEAARDMARSVRVADEMAFAASSAVEEIEASAGEISRQMASAASAAATAVQETESSERLVGSLSDNAQSIGTIVQTIKRIAAQTHLLALNATIEAARAGAAGKGFTVVAGEVKALATQTAAATEQIAAEVEAIQTATGSAVGAFLRVGQVIRQINEASLTVSSAMEEQAAAAKEIVRSVAGVNDATRATENAATTVLTLSSQVHDHPEKLKEGMRSFARS